Proteins encoded by one window of Cystobacter ferrugineus:
- a CDS encoding putative ABC exporter domain-containing protein: MSFERAVVFLWAASARNRVLHQVRRLRQPKYLVGAMVGALYVYSLLLRRLGYQQDWAVVPPTARLFSEFMLGTAMLGTLLSAWALGPDRPALSFSETEVQHLFPAPVSRRELLHFKLARGLGGAAVGALAATVFVSRVLTPHPMLFFLGTTVTLATVSLHVTAASFMRTRLARLGTSGTLVRWVLLTAGCALLIGAAMRALSHHPLPEEGWDPLVMRQWVLALSTSPALWPGRALVALPLAQDLGTFLRRLPLGLGLLAVHYVWVMKAAVPFEESAVGRAEERARVREQWAQRGGRSMPPRMSAPPFRLTAVGRPEVAILWKNLIAGRRTGSVGRLVVAALLGGVVAMAASGESPGDALAQISGFLSPMCGGFAVLLSFFGPSAMRMDLRMDLPRLEQLRALPLTGRQVVAAELAAPALLLGAVQVGLVLVAVGGSVWREEGWNELWVALGLGAVCLLPAVTLGGLFVQNAAVVLFPAWLPPEGERVRGLEAIGQRLLTLVGTLVVLLVGMLPAAFLASVVGFGLYQLLDAGVWALPFAGFTAALVLVTEVALGIVALGHAFDQLDVSVEGTGVTS, translated from the coding sequence ATGAGCTTCGAGCGCGCGGTGGTGTTCCTCTGGGCGGCCTCGGCGCGCAACCGCGTGTTGCACCAGGTGCGGCGGTTGCGCCAGCCGAAGTACCTCGTGGGGGCCATGGTCGGCGCGCTGTATGTCTATTCGCTGCTCCTGCGGCGCCTGGGCTACCAGCAGGACTGGGCGGTGGTGCCCCCCACGGCCCGGCTCTTCAGCGAGTTCATGCTCGGCACCGCCATGCTGGGCACGCTGCTGTCGGCCTGGGCGCTGGGGCCCGACCGGCCCGCGCTGTCCTTCAGCGAGACGGAAGTCCAGCACCTCTTCCCCGCGCCCGTGTCGCGGAGGGAGCTGTTGCACTTCAAGCTCGCGCGGGGGCTCGGGGGCGCGGCCGTGGGAGCGCTCGCCGCCACCGTGTTCGTCAGCCGCGTGCTCACGCCGCACCCCATGCTCTTCTTCCTGGGCACCACGGTGACACTCGCCACGGTGAGCCTGCACGTGACGGCGGCCTCCTTCATGCGCACGCGGCTCGCCCGGCTCGGCACGTCCGGCACGCTGGTGCGCTGGGTGCTGCTCACGGCCGGGTGCGCCCTGCTGATCGGCGCGGCCATGAGGGCGTTGAGCCACCACCCCCTTCCGGAGGAAGGGTGGGATCCCCTGGTGATGCGGCAGTGGGTGCTCGCGTTGAGCACGTCGCCGGCACTGTGGCCGGGGCGTGCGCTGGTGGCCCTGCCGCTCGCGCAGGACCTGGGCACCTTCCTGCGGCGCCTGCCGCTCGGGCTCGGCCTGCTCGCCGTGCACTATGTGTGGGTGATGAAGGCGGCGGTGCCCTTCGAGGAGTCGGCGGTGGGGCGCGCCGAGGAGCGGGCCCGGGTCCGGGAGCAGTGGGCCCAGCGCGGGGGCCGGAGCATGCCCCCGCGGATGAGCGCGCCGCCGTTCCGGCTCACGGCCGTGGGCCGGCCAGAGGTGGCGATCCTCTGGAAGAACCTCATCGCCGGCAGGCGGACGGGGAGCGTGGGACGGCTCGTCGTCGCGGCGCTGCTGGGCGGGGTGGTGGCCATGGCGGCCTCGGGCGAGAGCCCGGGCGACGCGCTCGCCCAGATCAGCGGCTTCCTGTCTCCCATGTGTGGGGGCTTCGCGGTGCTGCTGAGCTTCTTCGGCCCGTCCGCCATGCGGATGGATCTGCGGATGGATCTCCCCCGGTTGGAGCAGCTACGCGCGCTGCCGCTCACGGGCCGGCAGGTGGTGGCCGCGGAACTGGCCGCGCCCGCGCTGCTGCTCGGAGCCGTGCAGGTGGGGTTGGTGCTGGTGGCGGTGGGCGGCTCGGTGTGGCGCGAGGAGGGGTGGAACGAGCTGTGGGTGGCGCTGGGGCTGGGGGCGGTGTGCCTGCTGCCCGCGGTGACGCTGGGGGGGCTCTTCGTGCAGAACGCGGCGGTGGTGCTCTTTCCGGCCTGGCTGCCGCCCGAGGGCGAGCGGGTGCGGGGGCTGGAGGCCATCGGCCAGCGGCTGTTGACGCTGGTGGGCACACTGGTGGTGTTGCTCGTGGGGATGCTGCCCGCGGCGTTCCTGGCGTCGGTGGTGGGATTCGGGCTGTACCAGCTCCTGGACGCCGGGGTGTGGGCACTGCCCTTCGCGGGCTTCACCGCGGCGCTGGTGCTGGTGACCGAGGTGGCCCTGGGCATCGTGGCCCTGGGCCATGCCTTCGATCAGCTCGACGTGTCGGTGGAAGGCACGGGCGTGACGTCCTGA
- a CDS encoding metallophosphoesterase family protein codes for MKHIKSIETRHHEERDAFFEGLRRLDRRGFMKLAGLSAGIVAAKGLITPHSFQLVSVADAAPSSRPRFTFAYISDTHLYKKELNDRFVRSILRAVDDVNRLDPQPDFVLFGGDLAQLGKKEELDLGREILKSVKAPVRMMVGEHDWFLDMGEHWRTNFGEPQYSFDHKGVHFITLMSVNEKDFWTERGMTPEERMQTVAGLDNGVQSRFEVGAAGREWLKQDLARVDKKTPLIIFSHSPLYKYYRPWNFWTEDADEIQAMLEPFENVTVIHGHTHQMLSNQIGNIQFHGMLSTAWPWPYAPEGLPSLTVQMNRADPFSNFDGCGDGRFDVTAEGLVDKLYNLWDRDPVTVRSSYLASKGKKDRPAATKLPSY; via the coding sequence ATGAAGCACATCAAGAGCATCGAGACCAGGCACCACGAGGAGCGTGACGCCTTCTTCGAGGGCCTGCGCCGGTTGGATCGCCGCGGCTTCATGAAGCTGGCCGGCCTGTCCGCGGGAATCGTCGCCGCCAAGGGCCTCATCACCCCGCACAGCTTCCAGCTCGTCAGCGTGGCCGACGCGGCCCCCTCGTCCCGCCCCCGCTTCACCTTCGCGTACATCTCCGACACGCACCTGTACAAGAAGGAGCTCAATGACCGCTTCGTGCGCTCCATCCTGCGCGCGGTGGATGACGTGAACCGGTTGGATCCCCAGCCGGACTTCGTCCTCTTCGGCGGCGACCTGGCGCAGCTCGGCAAGAAGGAGGAGCTCGACCTGGGCCGGGAGATCCTCAAGTCGGTCAAGGCCCCCGTGCGCATGATGGTGGGCGAGCACGACTGGTTCCTCGACATGGGCGAGCACTGGCGCACCAACTTCGGCGAGCCGCAGTACTCGTTCGATCACAAGGGCGTGCACTTCATCACGCTCATGAGCGTGAACGAGAAGGACTTCTGGACCGAGCGCGGCATGACGCCCGAGGAGCGCATGCAGACGGTGGCGGGGCTCGACAACGGCGTGCAGTCGCGCTTCGAGGTGGGCGCGGCGGGCCGCGAGTGGCTCAAGCAGGACCTGGCCCGCGTGGACAAGAAGACGCCCCTCATCATCTTCAGCCACTCGCCGCTCTACAAATACTACCGGCCGTGGAACTTCTGGACCGAGGACGCGGATGAGATCCAGGCGATGCTCGAGCCCTTCGAGAACGTGACGGTCATCCACGGCCACACGCACCAGATGCTCAGCAATCAGATCGGCAACATCCAGTTCCACGGGATGCTGTCCACCGCGTGGCCGTGGCCCTACGCCCCCGAGGGATTGCCCTCGCTCACGGTGCAGATGAACCGCGCGGATCCCTTCAGCAACTTCGACGGGTGCGGCGACGGCCGCTTCGACGTGACCGCCGAGGGGCTGGTGGACAAGCTCTACAACCTCTGGGACCGGGATCCCGTCACGGTCCGCTCCAGCTACCTCGCGTCCAAGGGCAAGAAGGACCGCCCGGCCGCGACGAAACTGCCGTCCTACTAG
- the sppA gene encoding signal peptide peptidase SppA: protein MRLLFVPLVNLLLLLRSLLGLPLRLLGARNRPAYVRFRLSGDPSYRVPARSPRVGLLGAAQGRPEPATVTSLEGLREDLALLAGDPAIKGILLEMGELAVPPAKRDVLVKLLADFRAAGKRVVAWAVSTDSLGYQVMCSADEVLLSPAGRLELVGYAAEATALGEGLGRLGVQAHFFRRGEYKTAPELFTHPQVSDIQRRTLEAFLDERYGELVDIVARGRRRTPEEVRRWIDVGPYSARRAAAEGLVDGLCDEMDLPKRLGLGTGEDEDGEGEGVESMELYRARLPWPPVRWRTLRRKPRLAVVPVSGMIVTGKGGTGVGPELSGSETVVKALRAAGRDRRSRAVVLYVASSGGSAVASEIILEAVQRVARKKPVIAFVDRVAASGGYMAALGAREIWATPHAIVGSIGVFGGKFDISGLLAKLGVHRTLITRGESAGMFSSSRGFTERERELMEAEMEETYQAFLERVARARGRTKEEIHALAEGRVYSGQRARTVGLVDRTEGGFEEACARAMELAKAPGPFELKTFGGGNRRFSLLRLLLGGGAYTGTYAFCPTAWSLEGFGRGERFE from the coding sequence GTGCGCCTGCTCTTCGTTCCCCTGGTCAACCTGTTGTTGTTGCTCCGCTCCCTGCTGGGCCTGCCGCTGCGCCTGTTGGGGGCCCGCAACCGCCCCGCCTACGTGCGCTTCCGGTTGTCGGGAGACCCCTCCTACCGGGTGCCGGCGCGCTCTCCCCGGGTGGGGCTGCTCGGAGCGGCCCAGGGGCGTCCGGAGCCCGCCACGGTGACGTCCCTGGAGGGCCTGCGCGAGGACCTCGCCCTCCTGGCGGGGGATCCGGCGATCAAGGGCATCCTCCTGGAGATGGGCGAGCTGGCGGTGCCGCCGGCCAAGCGGGACGTGCTGGTGAAGCTGCTCGCGGACTTCCGGGCGGCGGGCAAGCGCGTGGTGGCCTGGGCGGTGAGCACGGACAGCCTGGGCTATCAGGTGATGTGCTCGGCGGACGAGGTGCTGCTCAGCCCGGCGGGACGCCTGGAGCTGGTGGGCTACGCGGCGGAGGCCACCGCCCTGGGCGAGGGGTTGGGCCGGCTGGGCGTCCAGGCGCACTTCTTCCGGCGCGGGGAGTACAAGACGGCGCCCGAGCTCTTCACGCACCCCCAGGTGTCGGACATCCAGCGGCGCACGCTGGAGGCCTTCCTGGATGAGCGCTACGGGGAGCTGGTGGACATCGTGGCGAGGGGCCGGCGCCGCACGCCCGAGGAGGTGCGGCGGTGGATCGACGTGGGGCCCTACAGCGCCCGGCGCGCGGCGGCCGAGGGGCTCGTCGACGGGCTGTGTGACGAGATGGATCTACCGAAACGGCTGGGCCTGGGCACCGGCGAGGACGAGGACGGGGAGGGCGAGGGCGTGGAGTCCATGGAGCTGTACCGGGCGAGGCTGCCGTGGCCGCCGGTGCGGTGGCGGACGTTGCGGCGCAAGCCCCGGCTCGCGGTGGTGCCGGTGTCGGGGATGATCGTCACGGGCAAGGGGGGCACGGGCGTGGGCCCGGAGCTGTCGGGCTCGGAGACGGTGGTGAAGGCGCTGCGCGCGGCGGGGAGGGATCGGCGCTCGCGCGCGGTGGTGTTGTACGTGGCGAGCTCGGGGGGCTCCGCGGTGGCCTCGGAGATCATCCTGGAGGCGGTGCAGCGGGTGGCCCGGAAGAAGCCCGTCATCGCCTTCGTGGACCGGGTGGCGGCCAGCGGCGGCTACATGGCGGCCCTGGGCGCGCGGGAGATCTGGGCCACGCCGCACGCCATCGTGGGCTCCATTGGCGTGTTCGGGGGGAAGTTCGACATCTCCGGGCTGCTGGCGAAGCTGGGGGTGCACCGCACGCTCATCACCCGGGGCGAGAGCGCGGGCATGTTCTCCTCGTCGCGGGGCTTCACCGAGCGCGAGCGGGAGCTGATGGAAGCGGAGATGGAGGAGACCTACCAGGCCTTCCTGGAGCGGGTGGCCCGGGCGCGGGGGCGCACGAAGGAGGAGATCCACGCGCTGGCGGAGGGGCGGGTGTACAGCGGGCAGCGGGCGCGCACGGTGGGGCTGGTGGACCGGACGGAGGGCGGCTTCGAGGAGGCGTGCGCGCGGGCCATGGAGCTGGCGAAGGCGCCGGGGCCCTTCGAGCTGAAGACGTTCGGGGGCGGCAATCGGCGCTTCTCGCTGCTGCGGCTGCTGTTGGGCGGCGGCGCCTACACGGGCACGTATGCCTTCTGCCCGACGGCGTGGAGCCTGGAGGGCTTCGGAAGAGGGGAGCGCTTCGAGTAG
- a CDS encoding glutamine amidotransferase-related protein, which produces MRAVVMQHEEHEGPGMLGPALETAGFTLIKRFRSVKREDLDAELVVVLGGPMGVYEAERHPFLAEELALLTERLAFSRPVLGLCLGAQLLAAAAGSEVFVGKNGLEVGVAPVRWTKEGLADPVLGGARPKATVAHWHQDTFKPVPGATLLASTDRYTQQAFRLGDSYGLQFHLELTADEMERWLVQGTEELVELYGKNVDELRAQVPKLRAAEGENRELLERLAHHFARVARAAR; this is translated from the coding sequence ATGCGCGCGGTGGTCATGCAGCACGAGGAGCACGAGGGCCCGGGAATGCTCGGCCCGGCGCTGGAGACGGCGGGATTCACGCTCATCAAGCGCTTCCGGAGCGTCAAGCGCGAGGATCTGGACGCGGAGCTGGTGGTGGTGCTCGGAGGGCCCATGGGCGTCTACGAGGCCGAGCGTCACCCCTTCCTCGCGGAGGAGCTCGCGCTGTTGACCGAGCGGCTCGCGTTCTCCCGGCCCGTGTTGGGCCTGTGCCTGGGGGCGCAACTATTGGCGGCCGCGGCGGGCTCCGAGGTCTTCGTGGGGAAGAACGGCCTGGAGGTGGGGGTGGCCCCGGTGCGCTGGACGAAGGAGGGCCTGGCCGATCCGGTGCTCGGTGGAGCCCGCCCGAAGGCCACCGTGGCGCACTGGCACCAGGACACCTTCAAACCGGTGCCGGGCGCCACGCTCCTGGCCTCGACGGATCGCTACACCCAGCAGGCCTTCCGGCTCGGGGACTCGTATGGGCTCCAGTTCCACCTGGAGCTCACCGCGGACGAGATGGAGCGCTGGCTCGTCCAGGGCACCGAGGAGCTGGTGGAGTTGTACGGGAAGAACGTGGACGAGCTGCGCGCCCAGGTGCCGAAGCTGCGCGCGGCGGAGGGCGAGAACCGGGAGTTGCTCGAGCGGCTCGCCCACCACTTCGCGCGGGTGGCCCGCGCCGCCCGCTGA
- the nth gene encoding endonuclease III, translated as MTPAKTVKTLLTRLHTTYPEARYELNWKTPYELLVATVLAAQCTDERVNRVTATLFQKYSGGPQALADAEPAELEEDLRPTGFYKQKTKAVQALSRALLADFGGEVPRTVEQLTTLPGVARKTANVVLNTAFNLPSGIIVDTHVVRVSQRLGLTKKKKPEDIEQELMKLVPKEEWTFLGPATVLHGRYTCTARKPKCDACPLADFCPKLGVEEASPG; from the coding sequence ATGACTCCCGCGAAGACCGTGAAGACGCTGCTGACCCGCCTCCACACCACCTATCCGGAGGCCCGCTACGAGTTGAACTGGAAGACGCCATATGAGCTGCTCGTGGCCACCGTGCTCGCCGCGCAGTGCACGGACGAGCGCGTCAACCGCGTGACGGCCACCCTCTTCCAGAAATACTCCGGAGGCCCCCAGGCGCTCGCCGACGCGGAGCCCGCCGAACTCGAGGAGGACTTGCGCCCCACGGGCTTCTACAAGCAGAAGACGAAGGCGGTGCAGGCGCTCAGCCGCGCGTTGCTCGCGGACTTCGGCGGCGAGGTGCCACGCACCGTCGAGCAGCTCACCACCCTGCCGGGCGTGGCGCGCAAGACGGCCAACGTCGTGCTCAACACCGCCTTCAACCTGCCCTCGGGCATCATCGTCGACACCCACGTGGTGCGCGTGAGCCAGCGGCTCGGGCTCACGAAGAAGAAGAAGCCCGAGGACATCGAACAGGAGCTGATGAAGCTCGTCCCCAAGGAGGAGTGGACCTTCCTCGGGCCCGCCACCGTCCTGCACGGCCGCTACACCTGCACGGCGCGCAAACCCAAGTGCGACGCCTGCCCCCTGGCCGACTTCTGTCCGAAGCTCGGAGTGGAGGAGGCGTCGCCCGGGTAG
- a CDS encoding aldo/keto reductase produces the protein MEKRRFGNSDLHITPIGFGAWAIGGTGWNFAWGSQDDQQSIRAIQHALDRGINWIDTAAVYGLGHSEEVVARALEGRTNRPYVFTKCGLVWDDNRQERKDLHPDSIRRECEASLRRLKVDTIDLYQIHWPLAAGSLEGIEEGWKAMEELRRQGKVRWIGVSNFDAKQMELAQSIAPITSLQPPYSAIQRDIEKDILPFCERNNIGVIAYSPMASGLLTGAMTRERAAKLPKDDWRSRSPDFQEPRLSRNLALVERFKVIGAKHGRSPAEVAIAWTLRKPVVTAAIVGARSAEQVDGFIDAMEFRLSPDEARELDEFLQKQ, from the coding sequence ATGGAGAAGCGGCGGTTCGGCAATTCCGATCTTCACATCACGCCCATCGGCTTTGGCGCCTGGGCGATTGGTGGCACGGGCTGGAACTTCGCCTGGGGCTCCCAGGATGATCAGCAGTCCATCCGCGCCATCCAGCACGCCTTGGATCGGGGCATCAACTGGATCGACACCGCGGCGGTGTACGGGCTCGGCCACTCCGAGGAAGTGGTGGCCCGGGCGCTCGAGGGCCGGACGAACCGGCCCTACGTCTTCACCAAGTGCGGCCTCGTCTGGGACGACAACCGCCAGGAGCGCAAGGACCTCCACCCGGACTCCATCCGGCGCGAGTGCGAGGCGAGCCTGCGCCGGCTCAAGGTGGACACCATCGATCTGTATCAGATCCACTGGCCGCTCGCGGCGGGCTCCCTCGAGGGAATCGAGGAGGGGTGGAAGGCCATGGAGGAGCTGCGGCGTCAGGGCAAGGTGCGCTGGATTGGCGTGTCCAACTTCGACGCGAAGCAGATGGAGCTGGCGCAGTCCATTGCCCCCATCACCTCGTTGCAGCCGCCGTACTCGGCCATCCAACGGGACATCGAGAAGGACATCCTCCCGTTCTGCGAGCGCAACAACATCGGGGTCATCGCCTACTCGCCCATGGCGTCGGGGTTGCTGACGGGCGCGATGACGCGCGAGCGCGCGGCGAAGCTGCCCAAGGACGACTGGCGCAGCCGCAGCCCGGACTTCCAGGAGCCCCGGCTGTCGCGCAACCTCGCGCTGGTGGAGCGCTTCAAGGTCATTGGCGCGAAGCATGGGCGCTCGCCCGCGGAGGTGGCCATCGCCTGGACGCTGCGCAAGCCCGTGGTCACCGCCGCCATCGTGGGCGCCCGGAGCGCCGAGCAGGTGGATGGCTTCATCGACGCCATGGAGTTCCGTCTCTCCCCGGACGAGGCGCGGGAGCTCGACGAGTTCCTCCAGAAGCAGTAG
- a CDS encoding GuaB1 family IMP dehydrogenase-related protein → MMRFLDDQKPTYDLTYNDLFLVPGRSEVGSRLDVDLTPADRVGTTLPLIVSNMTAVSGKRMAETVARRGAIAVLPQDIPLDIVASNIAYVKSRHPVYETPITLRPGDTVQEALNLIHKRAHGAVIVVNEHDEPVGIFTENDAAGVDRFTQLHRVMSTELLTFEEGTPLEPMFEQLALKRLSCAPLVKGRKLVGVVTRQGALRSTLYRPAVDAQGRFLVATALGINGDVKGKAEALLRAGTDLLVLDVAHGHQRKMLEAVELVRALSPSVPLMAGNVVTREGTRDLISAGADLVKVGVGPGAMCTTRMMTGVGRPQFSAVLDCAEEARKLGRHICADGGVRHPRDVALALAAGAANVMIGSWFAGTYESPADALRDSDGRLYKENFGMASQRAVKARSRGESLFERARKELFEEGISTSRMYLDPKRPGVEDIIDHIVAGVRSACTYAGARTMEEFHRNAVVGVQSQAGYEEGRPVRTSW, encoded by the coding sequence ATGATGCGGTTCCTCGATGACCAGAAGCCCACGTACGATCTCACCTACAACGATCTCTTCCTCGTGCCGGGCCGCTCGGAGGTGGGCTCGCGCCTGGACGTGGACCTGACGCCAGCCGATCGCGTGGGCACCACCCTGCCCCTCATCGTCTCCAACATGACGGCCGTCTCCGGCAAGCGCATGGCCGAGACCGTGGCGCGCCGTGGCGCCATCGCCGTGCTGCCCCAGGACATCCCGCTCGACATCGTCGCGAGCAACATCGCCTACGTGAAGTCGCGCCACCCCGTATACGAGACGCCCATCACCCTGCGTCCCGGCGACACCGTCCAGGAGGCGCTCAACCTCATCCACAAGCGCGCCCATGGCGCCGTCATCGTCGTCAACGAGCACGACGAGCCCGTGGGCATCTTCACCGAGAACGATGCCGCGGGCGTGGACCGCTTCACCCAGCTACACCGCGTGATGTCCACCGAGCTGCTCACCTTCGAGGAGGGCACGCCCCTGGAGCCCATGTTCGAGCAGCTCGCGCTCAAGCGGCTCTCGTGTGCTCCCTTGGTCAAGGGGCGCAAGCTCGTCGGCGTGGTGACGCGCCAGGGCGCCCTGCGCTCCACGCTCTACCGGCCCGCAGTGGATGCCCAGGGCCGCTTCCTCGTCGCCACCGCGCTCGGCATCAATGGCGACGTGAAGGGCAAGGCCGAGGCCCTGTTGCGCGCGGGCACGGATCTGCTCGTGCTCGACGTGGCCCATGGCCACCAGCGCAAGATGCTGGAGGCGGTGGAGCTGGTGCGCGCACTCTCCCCCTCCGTGCCCCTCATGGCGGGCAACGTCGTCACGCGCGAGGGCACGCGCGATCTCATCTCCGCGGGCGCCGACCTCGTGAAGGTGGGCGTGGGCCCCGGCGCCATGTGCACCACGCGGATGATGACCGGCGTGGGCCGGCCCCAGTTCTCCGCGGTGCTCGACTGCGCGGAGGAGGCACGCAAGCTCGGCCGGCACATCTGCGCGGACGGAGGCGTGCGGCACCCGCGCGACGTGGCGCTCGCGCTCGCGGCGGGCGCGGCCAACGTGATGATCGGCTCGTGGTTCGCCGGCACCTACGAGAGCCCGGCGGATGCCCTGCGCGACAGCGATGGCCGGCTCTACAAGGAGAACTTCGGCATGGCCTCCCAGCGCGCCGTCAAGGCCCGCTCCCGCGGCGAGTCCCTGTTCGAGCGCGCCCGCAAGGAGCTGTTCGAGGAGGGCATCAGCACCTCGCGCATGTACCTGGATCCCAAGCGGCCCGGTGTCGAGGACATCATCGATCACATCGTCGCGGGCGTGCGCAGCGCGTGCACCTACGCGGGGGCCCGCACGATGGAGGAGTTCCACCGCAACGCCGTGGTGGGCGTGCAGAGCCAGGCGGGCTACGAGGAAGGCCGCCCGGTGCGCACGAGCTGGTAA
- a CDS encoding ABC transporter ATP-binding protein has translation MSEATAPVLRVGGLEKTYGEVKAVQGVTFQLAPGEVLGLVGPNGAGKTTTLRCLAGILPPSAGRITVAGYDLAQHPVEAKRALAFLPDEPRLFEYLTVWEHLNFVARLYGVEDWEPRARALLDEMELAGKEKALPGELSRGMKQKLSIACGFLHTPRLIILDEPLTGLDPLAIRRMKASLRRRAEEGTALVLSSHLLPLVEELCHRLLIIAGGRVVALGTLPEIRARLSGPEATGASLEELFIRITSAAPGTEREAP, from the coding sequence ATGAGCGAGGCGACGGCGCCGGTGCTGCGGGTCGGCGGGTTGGAGAAGACCTACGGCGAGGTGAAGGCGGTACAGGGCGTGACGTTCCAGCTCGCTCCGGGTGAGGTGCTCGGCCTGGTGGGGCCCAATGGCGCGGGGAAGACGACCACGCTGCGCTGCCTGGCGGGCATCCTGCCTCCGTCGGCCGGTCGCATCACGGTGGCGGGGTATGACCTGGCGCAACACCCCGTGGAGGCCAAGCGTGCCCTGGCCTTCCTGCCGGACGAGCCGCGCCTCTTCGAGTACCTCACCGTCTGGGAGCACCTGAACTTCGTGGCCCGGTTGTATGGCGTGGAGGACTGGGAGCCGCGCGCCCGGGCGCTGCTGGACGAGATGGAGCTCGCGGGCAAGGAGAAGGCCCTGCCGGGCGAGCTGTCGCGCGGGATGAAGCAGAAGCTGTCCATCGCGTGCGGCTTCCTGCACACGCCGCGGCTCATCATCCTGGACGAGCCGCTCACGGGGTTGGATCCCCTGGCCATCCGCCGGATGAAGGCCTCGCTGCGCCGGCGCGCGGAAGAGGGCACGGCGCTGGTGCTCTCCTCGCACCTGTTGCCGCTGGTGGAGGAGCTGTGCCACCGCCTGCTCATCATCGCCGGAGGGCGGGTGGTGGCGCTGGGGACGCTGCCGGAGATCCGCGCGCGGCTGAGCGGGCCCGAGGCCACGGGCGCGTCCTTGGAGGAGCTCTTCATCCGCATCACCAGCGCGGCGCCCGGGACGGAGCGCGAGGCGCCATGA
- a CDS encoding cytochrome-c peroxidase → MKALTCVAVLALGGSALAQSAPPQKPFPLGVSPVLYELSVPPERRPTAARIALGEKLFNDKRLSADDSVSCATCHDPKRAFTDGLPQSEGVKKQRGKRNSPTVLNALFNATQFWDGRAGSLEEQALLPIINPIEMGMPDVEAVVAKVKGLPEYPPEFQKVFGREPTAEDLATAIAAFERTQFSGNARFDRFLAGDSKALNASEKRGWALFNGKARCNSCHAGNAVSPLFSDQKFHNIGIAAHQHDFSKLAAEALRVVRTGDAKQIDELALQTNLSEMGRFLVTKNENDIGSFKTPTLRNVGVTGPYMHDGSLATLWDVIDHYNKGGIPNPFLDGGMQRLGLTEPEIDDLVAFLFALTSEDLAALEKKELASQRARKNKRPERDTAVALGKKGNLGDIGVSPDLSISNPADRGFYGPVGPSSEK, encoded by the coding sequence ATGAAAGCACTCACCTGTGTGGCGGTGCTCGCGCTGGGCGGCTCCGCCCTGGCGCAATCCGCACCGCCCCAGAAGCCGTTTCCCCTGGGAGTCTCCCCGGTGTTGTACGAACTCTCCGTGCCCCCGGAGCGGCGGCCCACCGCGGCGCGGATCGCCCTGGGCGAGAAGCTCTTCAATGACAAACGCCTGTCGGCGGACGACTCGGTGAGTTGCGCGACGTGTCATGATCCCAAACGCGCCTTCACGGATGGGCTCCCCCAGTCCGAGGGCGTCAAGAAACAGCGGGGCAAGCGCAACAGCCCCACGGTGCTCAACGCCCTCTTCAATGCCACCCAGTTCTGGGATGGGCGCGCGGGCTCGCTCGAGGAGCAGGCGCTGCTGCCCATCATCAACCCCATCGAGATGGGCATGCCCGACGTGGAGGCCGTGGTGGCCAAGGTGAAGGGGCTGCCGGAGTACCCGCCCGAGTTCCAGAAGGTGTTTGGCCGCGAGCCCACCGCCGAGGATCTCGCCACGGCCATCGCCGCGTTCGAGCGCACGCAGTTCTCCGGCAACGCCCGCTTCGACCGCTTCCTGGCGGGTGACTCCAAGGCGCTCAACGCGTCGGAGAAGCGCGGGTGGGCGCTCTTCAACGGCAAGGCGCGCTGCAATAGCTGCCACGCGGGCAACGCCGTGTCCCCCCTGTTCTCCGACCAGAAGTTCCACAACATCGGCATCGCCGCGCACCAGCACGACTTCTCCAAGCTCGCCGCCGAGGCCCTGCGCGTGGTGCGCACCGGCGACGCCAAGCAGATCGACGAGCTGGCCCTCCAGACCAACCTGTCTGAGATGGGCCGCTTCCTCGTCACCAAGAACGAGAACGACATTGGCAGCTTCAAGACGCCCACCCTGCGCAACGTGGGCGTCACCGGCCCCTACATGCACGACGGCTCGCTCGCCACCCTGTGGGACGTGATCGATCACTACAACAAGGGCGGCATCCCCAACCCCTTCCTCGACGGCGGCATGCAGCGGCTGGGCCTCACCGAGCCGGAGATCGACGATCTGGTGGCCTTCCTCTTCGCGCTCACGTCGGAGGACCTGGCGGCGCTGGAGAAGAAGGAGCTGGCGAGCCAGCGCGCCCGGAAGAACAAGCGCCCCGAGCGCGATACCGCCGTCGCCCTGGGCAAGAAGGGCAACCTCGGTGACATCGGGGTCAGCCCGGATCTCTCCATCTCCAACCCCGCCGACCGCGGCTTCTATGGGCCCGTGGGCCCGTCCTCGGAGAAGTGA